A window of Mustela erminea isolate mMusErm1 chromosome 19, mMusErm1.Pri, whole genome shotgun sequence genomic DNA:
cacagcTCTAGCCGCACAGGAAGCAACACTTTCAGTTGCTCTTCGGAGAAGTCCTCATAGCAGGCAGGGAGGACTATGGCATCATCAACCCCCTCCTTCTGGGCTGGTAAGTAGTGGACGATGATCACAATGCTACAGTGTCCAAAGGACAAGAGGCAGGAGACCAGAGAGGCAATCACTCCATATATGGGTCGACGGGACTGCTTGTACTGCACAGGGAAAGCCACACTGCGGTAGCGCTCGATGCTGATGCCCATCAGAAGCCACGTGCTGTAGTAGATGCTGCTGTAGAAGCCGTAGGCGGTGAGGGCACAGAGAGTGTCTCCCAGGGGCCAGCGGAAGTTGTTCACGATCTCGATCATCTTgaagggcagcagcagcagcagcaggaggtcCCCCAGCGTCAGGCTGAGCAGGAGAATGtggatgggggcagggtggggctggCGGACCCGTCCTGTGAAGGCCCGCAGGGCCAGGAGGTTGGCAGGGAGACCGGCGAGGAAATATATtatgtaggcagagaggagagcaaTCTCTTGGAAATTTAGGGCCATCCTtcctaaaaagacaaaagatgaagTGAGAATCCTCTCTGACCATGGGTTTCCGAGCCCCAAACCAAGGGGAACCCATTCTTGGCTTCATCGCATCTCCCTTCCCTGCCTTACTGAGTGGTGATGGCTGGCCCCTCAAACTGAGtactcttctgctttctctgtgtcacGGAGAAAGGAAGCCTCCTTGCTTCCCAACCAGATtgtttctggaaggaaggaaggaaggaaggaagggtctcCTAACCATCTTGATGTCTTAGAAGCTCCCACAGGAAAGGTTTTGAGGTCTCTAAGTCCCCCCTAGAAAGGACACTTTGTGAGGACAGTGACACCCTCTGTCTTGTTCAGCACTCTGTCCCTAGGGCCTAGAACTCTGCCTGATGCATAGTTGGTGCTCCCATCTGCTGAtaaaggaacagagggaaaggaaacagcTGCTTCGTCACCAAGAGGGACTAAGCCTGAGACTGCGTCTGagtttttccaagttttatttagCCTGCTTGTGgccccctgcttcctccttcctttcctccctcccttccttttctcctctctcttcctccttccctcccctcccctaacctcccctccccctcctcccgccctccctcccttccttccttctttcttttcttccttccatttgtctcttttttctttcttttgtcattgGGATTGAACACAAGACTCTCACCTTCACCCCTAAAAATGGGAATTTGGTTCAGCCTGAGGGATGGTCAGATTGAGCCCAAGGTGACTCCCAGATGCCCAGCTTCTTGATTCCACACTAAGCCATCCTAAGAAAACCTGTaggtttgtgggggagggggttggtagTAATGGAAATAGCCTGAGCTGGGCCCAGTCACCAGGATCCCATGCCTCATCTCAGTTGTGTGACTCTGGGAAGATCCCAGCAGCAGCGTGTTTTCCTCCATAGCACAGATAATCATGATTTTTCCCAAAGCACCACAGTTCCCAGTCTGCTGCCGCTAATGTTCCCTTTCTCGATGTCTGAAGAAAGCACATGTGTGTGAGATTTATGCTGGTGAAGAATAACTTTTCATCTCTTATTTATCATTAAAAGGTagacatttgaaataaaacttgAGTCCTCAACCTGTTACCGTTAGTGTATTAATTGTCACCGACCTATAAATCTCATTCCCAAACTAGAGAATCTCAGAGGGCCCGGTGAACGGGGAGATTCCCACCTAGTCGGGGCTGAGCTCACCATTGTTTTCCTGCCCCTCTCGCCTGCACCAGGCCCTCACCAGAACAAGCTCGCCGTTGGCTTATTCTGGCTCCTTTCCCATCTCTGTGACCTCTTGCCTTATCTCCTTGGAGAGTAAAGCCCATACTCTGTCCCCCTTCATAAGTTTGTCTATACTCACTCCTTCCCTAGGTTTGTGTTCCCAATGGCCTCTTCCTGAGCACAGCGAAGTTGGGTGTCTTGCCTTTTCCTGGAGACAGGCAGCTTTTCAAGTTTGTTGGGTCTCAGGAGCAAGGGGAAGCTTATCTAACTGGATCACCtttttctcttccacaaatgTGAGGGTTTTATGCCTGGAAGAGTCACATGGTCAAAGAGAGGAAGGTCAATAGGTGAGTTTTTCCCAACGCAGTGTGATCATCTGGATCGCCCACCAAATTCTGTCCCCACCAACTGATTCCTTTCAAAATCCAGATCACACCAGCTCTTTGGGGCTTCCTGCTTCTTCTGCATTTCAAATAatgcattctgttttcttttccatgggCAATTATTCCAAACAATTTTGCACATGCACCCACTTCCTGATCCTTCTGGTCTTTCTACACCTGTTCCTTCCCCATCTTTTCTCTCAAGGCCCCTGACCTAATCAGTTTCCTGTTTCTAGGAGGCTCCTCTGAGACTCATTAGTGTCTAAAGCATTGCCTGACTTCCTCTGGCCCATCAGGTCCCTTCTTATAAATGGTTTTCCTTGGACTTGGACTTTCCCAAGTCGATGTTGCTTCCAGGCAAGTAGGGTTCTGAGTCTTCCTCCCTGCTCAGTCCCTCTTCCGGTGGGCTGTGCCCTTCTGGGCCAAACTTCTTTTCACTGATCTCTCACCAACCTGTGTTGGTCTGCATTTCTCCCTGGGGGTGTCTTGAGATAGACCCAGGAAGACTTGGACACTCACTGGGGATGCATTGTTTCTCTTCAGGGAGTGTGTATGTTGTATGTCTTGCCACTGGCCACCTGACCCTGCCAACAGAGACCCTTATCCTTTCCCCTTGACCCCAGAAAAGAGAACCTTAGCCCAGTTTCTCCTCCAGAGAAGATCCATTGTTACTCATTTCTCCCCATGTTGGTAGCCCGGTGATCTCTCTATATCCCTGTAGGCTGCCTTCCCTAACCCACACAGTACCTGTCCTGTCCTGTGAAAGGCACACGAGAATTGGTTTTGATGCTTGAAACACATGGGACAAAGGCAACATTTTGTTCTCCACCAAGTTCATTTGTACCATTTTTGCTGTCTGCCTTTCATTGAGTAACAGAAATTTACCGGCAAGGTACAGATTGTCACATAAATCTTCTCTCATCCTAAAATGCCAGGGTAGGGTCTTCTTTTCTCGTGGGGCTTTTTTGGGAGACAGCCGTCAGGAGAGGCCCAGGCTGAACAGGGATGTTTGAACTGATGCAAGGTGGCAGCTGTGTGAAGGGCACTGCAGGTTGAGGGGACAGCAAACACCAGAGCCCTGCGGTGGGAACAGACTTGCTATGTcagaggaacagaaaggaggCCAATTGTGGCTGGGCATAAGAGACAGGTCGGGCTGCTCAGCCTGTGGGCCACAAGAGAGGAGAGGACACAGGAGTGAGTTCGTGAGTGCTGACTGTCATCTGGAGTAGTTTGACTTGGGAGGACAGCTGTCTCATCTGttgatcttctctctctctctcctgctctttggCATGTCTCGATAAGCTGCTGTTCCAGGCAGAGTCTGACAGCCCCCTTCTGTTCAGAGCCCTTCTCCCATCTTGACAACACTGTCCTCTTCAGCATCTGGCAATCACTGATCAGGGAAAGGCCAGATAGGAGGACACTAAACATGGGATCACTGGGAAACACTGTAAGAGATTAGGGAACAGAGGTGCCCAGCCACACATGCAGCAGCATGCAGCACCATAGGAAGTCAAGAGATGGAACACGGGCTCATCCAGGGAGTGGGGCTCAAAGTAGTCACTATCCCACTTGCCCTTGAACTAGACTGCTATACAGCTGAGCCCACTGCAGTTCCGCTGTACCCCCTTGAAACCACACAGTGTTAGATTGAGAAACCTCACCTGTTAGGAAATTAAGGttttccagccccctcccctccaccagctGCTACTGCTGCAGCCCTGACTCCCCACATCTCAGGGGTGGGACCCAGGTTACACAGACTTTGCCACCGCATCCTTCCAGCTGCTCAAACCAAAACCCCAAGAGAGATCCTTCACTCTTCTCTTACTCTGCCATTTATTCCTTCACCAAATGTCTTCtgctctattttcaaaatatatccccAACCAACATGTCTCAACAGGTCCACTGCCGCCCCCTAGGTTCAAGCTGTCATTCCCGTCACCTGGCCTGTGTTTCTGAGCAATGTTCTGTCTGGTCGCACTGCTTCTCTTGTTGCCCTGTTCAGTCTGTtctctccacacagcagccagagtggtCCTTTTAAAACCTAAATAGGTCACATCTCTCCTCTATGCAAAACCCCTCGGTCTTCCCATCTCTTTTCGAGGCCACAGTCCTTACAGTGGCCTATAAGCTCTACTGTGTTGGCTTCCTGTCCCTGTCACTCTCTGACCTCAACCCctattcctctctctccccttgttaCTTGGGACACTGCTCTAGGGGGTGCaatttaactgtatttttcttttcttttttttttttttaagattttatttatttatttgacagagatcacaagtaggcagagaggcaggcagagagagagggggaagcaggctccccgctgagcagagagcccgatatggggctcgatcccagaaccctgagatcatgacctgagccgaaggcagaggcttaacccactgagccacccaggcgcctctgactatatttttcaatattcaaaatcCCATACCATCTGGTCCAACGAGCTGACATTGATGAGTTATTATATGGATATACTTTGCTGTGTGCATGAAGAAGTATATTCCTCactgtgttgtttgtttgttctgtgaTAATAAAAGACTGGGGACAACCTATGTTCACCAGTAAGgatctggttaaaaaaaaaaatggggcaacCAGTCAATAGAAATAGTATGCGTGTTATGAATAATAGGGCTGATCTCCAAAGGCCAGTGTAGATCAGACTCTGAGGTGTAttgtcaaaagaaaaaagcatgttATAAGAATAGCAGGTTGTATAAGAAAAGGGAACATATACCCACACACTCGCTCAGTAAGGATTTCCTGAGCAGCCCCCACAGTCCAGCACTTGCAAGCTCTGGGGAAGAATCAGCAGCAAACGTGTCTTGCTTCACGGAGCTGACCTTCTGCCGAGCAGCAGATGGACATAACAGCATGCCCAGGGCTAGACTGGGGTTCAGGAGGAAGGCAGATACTGGGAAAACAGAGTAAGGGGCAGAGCACGAGGGCAGTCTGTGAAAGCCTCTCCAAGGAGGTGAGGTTTGAGCAGAGACGTGCAGGAACAAAGAGAGTGAGGTGCGAGACTGTTGTGGTTCTCCAGACACAGGGGCAGCAAGGCCCAAGGTGAGCCAGTATGTTGTTGCAAGAGGTCAGGGAGGCCAGAGTGGCAGCAAGGGGGCCGTGTGAGGGCGGAGTTGTGATAATGAGGTCAGGTGGtcggcagccccccaccccgccccaaccACGTTTCGGCCGTGGTCAGGATGTGGCATGACATCTGGAGTATGATGGGCAAAGGCATGATGTTTCACATTTCTAAAGGGCCCCTCTGGATGCTGGGTGAGAAATGGACTGTGGACAGGACAGCCGTGGACTGGTAGCAGTGGTTTGTCTCCAGGTGGGAGAACTGGGTGTTCTGGTGGGAGGGAGACTTACTTTTCTCCACGGTATCCTTTtgtgctgttaaaaaaaaaaaaatcctttttctgaGCGTGTGTAATCTTActcaaaaagtaatttaaatcaAGAGAAACATTTGCAGCTAACATTCATTGAGCATTCATCACAAGCTGGACTGTGTATCCTGTGAACACTCGTGATTAAGCAGAGGTGGGTCCAGAGCACAGCCCACCCGGCCCCACCCCACCTGGCCCCAGCCTTCTCTTCTGTGGGGCTGCCCCAGCTGCAGGAGTGGATGGGACCAAAGTAGgtatagaaagaaaaaggacagagcTACAGGTCTCACAGGCATTAGATCTCTGAGCCACATCCCCACCCATGCTTGGCCGTTATCCAGCTTCCGGGTTTTTGCCAGTCAAGTGGATATCAAGCGGTGTCTCTTTGCTGTTTTAATGCAGCCACATTTTATGGATTACTAATGGGTTTCGCATCTCTCACCAGAAGGCAGGCTTTCTCAGCCCCTAATCACTGTACTGGACAATCTCCCAGTGATGGCTCTTAATTGTAGCACCAGAGGCCAACTCAGATAATTTAGGGATCATATGTAACATGTTGGGTAGCTCAGAGATCTCCCAGGTAGCCTGGGGAACCAGGCTTGGAGAAGAAAGGGAGCCATGCAACCAGGACCACATTGAAAGTCATGCCACTGGCCCCGTCCAGTGAGGGGAGCCCCTCCTCCCAAACCCACACATGCTCAACACTGGGCCCGAGAGCCATGTTCTTCTGTTTGCTGTGACTGCTGCCACCACCCAGAGTCATTCCCTGCTGTCCTTCTCTGTACCACTTTGAAGCCCATGATTCTGAATTTGGGCAGGTGAACCTGATTAGCTAAACATAAGAGAGATGTGGGGGAAAATAAGTTCTCTGGTGGGAGCCGGTCTTAGTTCCCCAAGCATGGGCGGAGGTTCAGATGCTAGGAAACATAAGGACAGCCCAGGTTCTTACGCCAGGATCACTCAGTGTCAGGACAGCCCAGACCACTTCCATTTTTTGAGGTTCCcagtatgtgaaaaaaaaaaagaaaagaaagaaaagaaaactggatgACATGCCCAAGTGGGATTGTAATGGTAGGGGAGCTTCTTCACATGAAATATGATGTGTAGTTGTACCACTCACAAAATAGTT
This region includes:
- the LOC116578982 gene encoding free fatty acid receptor 2-like codes for the protein MALNFQEIALLSAYIIYFLAGLPANLLALRAFTGRVRQPHPAPIHILLLSLTLGDLLLLLLLPFKMIEIVNNFRWPLGDTLCALTAYGFYSSIYYSTWLLMGISIERYRSVAFPVQYKQSRRPIYGVIASLVSCLLSFGHCSIVIIVHYLPAQKEGVDDAIVLPACYEDFSEEQLKVLLPVRLELCLFLFFVPMVVTIFCYWRFVWIMLSRPQVGTRKRWRAVGLAAVTLFNFLVCFGPYNVSHVVGFFQKTSERWRVCAVLLSALNACVDPLIFYFSSSAMRKAFDQRLRGLQSWGVLLSGYCRRKTGEPAAERDGSLGMANVNFTGD